In Rhinolophus ferrumequinum isolate MPI-CBG mRhiFer1 chromosome 25, mRhiFer1_v1.p, whole genome shotgun sequence, the following proteins share a genomic window:
- the CRYBB2 gene encoding beta-crystallin B2 isoform X1: MPPPMNLTSQTLSGAGVTGHSCTGQPTMASDPQTQAGKPQPLNPKIIIFEQENFQGHSHELNGPCPNLKETGVEKAGSVLVQAGPWVGYEQANCKGEQFVFEKGEYPRWDSWTSSRRTDSLSSLRPIKLDSQEHKIILYENPNFTGKKMEVIDDDVPSFHAHGYQEKVSSVRVQSGTWVGYQYPGYRGLQYLLEKGDYKDSSDFGAPHPQVQSVRRIRDMQWHQRGAFHPSN, from the exons ATGCCACCTCCCATGAACCTGACTTCACAGACACTCTCAGGGGCTGGTGTCACTG GTCATTCTTGCACAGGACAGCCCACCATGGCCTCAGACCCCCAAACCCAAGCGGGCAAGCCGCAGCCCCTCAACCCCAAG ATCATCATCTTTGAGCAGGAGAACTTCCAAGGCCACTCGCATGAGCTCAACGGGCCCTGCCCTAACCTGAAAGAGACCGGCGTGGAGAAGGCAGGCTCTGTCCTGGTACAGGCTGGACC CTGGGTGGGCTACGAACAAGCCAACTGCAAGGGTGAGCAGTTTGTGTTTGAGAAGGGTGAGTACCCACGCTGGGACTCGTGGACCAGCAGTCGGAGGACGGACTCCCTCAGCTCCCTGAGGCCTATCAAACTG GACAGCCAAGAGCACAAGATCATCCTCTATGAGAACCCCAACTTCACGGGGAAGAAGATGGAGGTCATAGACGACGACGTGCCCAGCTTCCACGCCCATGGCTACCAGGAGAAGGTGTCATCCGTGCGGGTGCAGAGTGGCAC GTGGGTTGGCTACCAGTATCCTGGCTACCGTGGGCTGCAGTACCTGCTGGAGAAGGGAGATTACAAGGACAGCAGTGACTTtggggccccccacccccaggtgcaGTCTGTGCGCCGCATCCGTGACATGCAGTGGCACCAACGGGGAGCCTTCCACCCCTCCAACTAG
- the CRYBB3 gene encoding beta-crystallin B3, giving the protein MVPPSIAPRRTSQDRGWSWEPPPRGHAQTLPFQVILYEMENFQGKRCELSAECPNLTDSLLEKVGSIQVESGPWLAFECRAFRGEQFVLEKGDYPRWDAWSNSHHSDSLLSLRPLRVDGPDHKLHLFENPAFGGRKMEIVDDDVPSLWAHGFQDRVASVRAINGTWVGYEFPGYRGRQYVFERGEYRHWNEWDANQPQLQSVRRIRDRKWHKRGCFLSS; this is encoded by the exons ATGGTACCTCCCTCCATTGCCCCAAGGAGGACCTCGCAGGATaggggctggagctgggagcCCCCTCCTCGGGGACACGCTCAGACACTGCCCTTCCAGGTGATCCTGTACGAAATGGAGAACTTCCAGGGCAAGCGGTGTGAGCTCTCGGCAGAGTGCCCCAACCTGACGGACAGCCTGCTGGAGAAGGTGGGCTCCATCCAAGTGGAGTCCGGGCC GTGGCTGGCGTTCGAATGCAGAGCCTTCCGCGGGGAGCAGTTTGTCCTGGAGAAGGGGGATTACCCTCGCTGGGATGCCTGGTCCAACAGCCACCACAGTGACAGCCTCCTGTCCCTCCGGCCTCTGCGCGTC GACGGTCCAGATCACAAGCTTCATCTGTTTGAGAATCCGGCGTTTGGTGGCCGTAAGATGGAGATAGTGGACGACGACGTGCCCAGCCTCTGGGCTCATGGCTTCCAGGACCGTGTGGCGAGCGTCCGGGCCATCAATGGGAC GTGGGTTGGCTATGAGTTTCCTGGCTACCGAGGGCGCCAGTACGTGTTCGAGCGGGGCGAGTACCGCCACTGGAACGAGTGGGACGCCAACCAGCCGCAGCTGCAGTCCGTGCGCCGTATCCGCGACCGGAAGTGGCATAAGCGGGGCTGCTTCCTCAGCAGCTGA
- the CRYBB2 gene encoding beta-crystallin B2 isoform X2, which translates to MASDPQTQAGKPQPLNPKIIIFEQENFQGHSHELNGPCPNLKETGVEKAGSVLVQAGPWVGYEQANCKGEQFVFEKGEYPRWDSWTSSRRTDSLSSLRPIKLDSQEHKIILYENPNFTGKKMEVIDDDVPSFHAHGYQEKVSSVRVQSGTWVGYQYPGYRGLQYLLEKGDYKDSSDFGAPHPQVQSVRRIRDMQWHQRGAFHPSN; encoded by the exons ATGGCCTCAGACCCCCAAACCCAAGCGGGCAAGCCGCAGCCCCTCAACCCCAAG ATCATCATCTTTGAGCAGGAGAACTTCCAAGGCCACTCGCATGAGCTCAACGGGCCCTGCCCTAACCTGAAAGAGACCGGCGTGGAGAAGGCAGGCTCTGTCCTGGTACAGGCTGGACC CTGGGTGGGCTACGAACAAGCCAACTGCAAGGGTGAGCAGTTTGTGTTTGAGAAGGGTGAGTACCCACGCTGGGACTCGTGGACCAGCAGTCGGAGGACGGACTCCCTCAGCTCCCTGAGGCCTATCAAACTG GACAGCCAAGAGCACAAGATCATCCTCTATGAGAACCCCAACTTCACGGGGAAGAAGATGGAGGTCATAGACGACGACGTGCCCAGCTTCCACGCCCATGGCTACCAGGAGAAGGTGTCATCCGTGCGGGTGCAGAGTGGCAC GTGGGTTGGCTACCAGTATCCTGGCTACCGTGGGCTGCAGTACCTGCTGGAGAAGGGAGATTACAAGGACAGCAGTGACTTtggggccccccacccccaggtgcaGTCTGTGCGCCGCATCCGTGACATGCAGTGGCACCAACGGGGAGCCTTCCACCCCTCCAACTAG